A window of the Bdellovibrio svalbardensis genome harbors these coding sequences:
- a CDS encoding class I adenylate-forming enzyme family protein, producing MTASIELDWLKKWDLYSPKNIAIKDGETGRELSYAQLFEMANRGSQYLRGTFGISKGDRVAVLATNELEYVILFFALQRLGAIMVPVNFRLTQREVDHIITDSAPKLVICQEAFIGILEKLPTSVKAEKLLLQGPHSFAEEILKASAEVYPFVPEETDPVMILYTSGTTGSPKGAILTHKMIFWNSINTTFRLNISQTDCTVSFLPFFHTGGWNVLTTPFIHRGAKVVILKKFDAEQILLLSEKEKATILFGVPTTMDMMVRSPLFAKSDLSSIRYSIVGGEPMPIELIKVWDKKGIPIRQGYGLTEFGPSVFSLNEEDALRKIGSIGFPNFYVEAKVVDNEGHELGADEIGELVLKGPACMQGYWHNEKATKETIKDGWLYTGDLVRRDSEGYYYVVGRKKEMFISGGENVYPVELEQVLRACPGVLEVAVIGVPDEKWGEVGKAFIVRQHESVLTQHLLDHCLQNLAKFKIPKHFIFLDALPKGDSGKILKRKLQELA from the coding sequence ATGACTGCTAGTATAGAACTTGATTGGCTAAAAAAATGGGATCTTTACTCTCCGAAGAATATCGCTATTAAAGATGGCGAGACCGGCCGTGAACTATCCTATGCTCAACTTTTTGAGATGGCCAATCGTGGCAGCCAATATTTGCGCGGAACTTTCGGTATCAGCAAAGGGGACCGCGTTGCGGTTCTTGCCACCAATGAACTTGAATATGTGATTTTGTTCTTTGCTCTGCAAAGGCTGGGCGCCATCATGGTTCCAGTGAATTTCCGCCTCACTCAGCGCGAGGTGGATCACATCATCACGGATTCCGCGCCCAAATTAGTGATTTGCCAAGAAGCTTTTATTGGCATTCTTGAAAAACTCCCAACTTCAGTTAAAGCGGAAAAGCTTCTTCTGCAAGGCCCGCACAGTTTTGCTGAAGAGATCCTGAAAGCCTCTGCCGAAGTTTATCCTTTTGTTCCTGAAGAGACAGATCCAGTGATGATTCTTTACACTTCAGGCACAACCGGATCTCCAAAAGGCGCCATTCTTACTCACAAGATGATCTTTTGGAATTCAATCAACACAACCTTCCGACTGAATATTTCACAGACGGATTGCACGGTCAGTTTCTTGCCCTTCTTCCACACTGGCGGATGGAACGTGCTAACAACGCCCTTCATCCACCGCGGCGCTAAAGTTGTGATTCTAAAGAAATTCGATGCCGAGCAGATTCTCTTGCTGTCTGAAAAAGAAAAAGCGACGATTCTTTTCGGCGTCCCTACAACGATGGATATGATGGTGCGCTCACCGCTCTTTGCGAAAAGCGATCTTTCAAGCATTCGCTACTCCATCGTTGGTGGTGAACCGATGCCCATCGAACTTATCAAAGTTTGGGACAAAAAAGGGATTCCGATTCGCCAAGGTTATGGCCTGACTGAATTTGGACCGAGTGTGTTTTCTTTGAATGAAGAAGATGCTCTTCGCAAAATTGGCTCCATCGGGTTTCCCAATTTTTATGTCGAGGCAAAGGTCGTCGACAATGAGGGTCACGAGTTGGGTGCGGATGAGATCGGCGAGCTGGTCTTAAAAGGACCTGCGTGCATGCAAGGCTATTGGCACAACGAGAAGGCGACCAAAGAGACCATCAAAGACGGCTGGCTCTACACGGGGGACCTCGTACGTCGTGACTCTGAAGGTTACTACTATGTTGTCGGTCGCAAAAAGGAAATGTTCATCTCCGGCGGAGAAAACGTTTATCCCGTAGAGCTTGAGCAAGTCCTGCGCGCCTGCCCTGGAGTTCTGGAAGTGGCGGTCATTGGTGTTCCCGATGAAAAATGGGGCGAAGTCGGCAAAGCCTTTATTGTCCGCCAGCACGAGTCTGTACTGACCCAACACCTGTTGGATCATTGCCTTCAGAACCTTGCGAAGTTCAAAATTCCAAAACACTTTATATTCCTCGATGCTCTTCCTAAGGGCGACAGCGGGAAAATCCTCAAACGCAAACTGCAGGAGCTTGCTTAG